From the Manihot esculenta cultivar AM560-2 chromosome 3, M.esculenta_v8, whole genome shotgun sequence genome, one window contains:
- the LOC110610762 gene encoding uncharacterized protein LOC110610762 has protein sequence MWKQELKIHSLYLDQLVRMTGGGLKGILAAAVTQGVAEARARIFGHVLNPTGHRSPHKILRKKLIGEKVAQWYPHDIKRDDPLIMSRLEQERLSKLEMLKRRGKGPPKKGQGKGAMKRNKGK, from the exons atgtgGAAGCAGGAGCTGAAAATTCACTCGCTGTATCTCGATCAATTAG TGAGAATGACTGGTGGCGGTTTAAAGGGTATTTTGGCTGCCGCTGTCACCCAAGGGGTGGCTGAGGCAAGGGCAAGGATTTTTGGTCATGTGCTTAATCCAACAGGGCACAGATCTCCCCACAAAATTTTACGCAAGAAGCTCATTGGTGAGAAAGTCGCGCAGTGGTACCCTCATGACATCAAGAGGGACGACCCACTTATCATGTCCCGCCTAGAGCAAGA GCGCTTATCCAAGCTTGAAATGTTGAAGCGACGTGGAAAAGGACCACCTAAGAAGGGCCAAGGAAAGGGAGCCATGAAACGAAACAAAGGGAAGtga